One segment of Candidatus Eisenbacteria bacterium DNA contains the following:
- a CDS encoding asparaginase has translation MQGHRHIAILSTGGTIEKTFNESDGTLANQRSVLEIMLASLVLHGVHIDRIPVMNLDSADMEETDQERIVKVAAAYSESHDGLIITHGTDRLARTGEILVERLGASPRVPIVLTGAMRPYELRTSDALQNLTEALLAVQVLAPGVYVVMHNTALRFPGVVKDHKRMTFRRTEAGESRQTP, from the coding sequence ATGCAAGGGCACAGGCACATCGCGATCCTGTCCACGGGGGGCACGATCGAGAAGACCTTCAACGAATCCGACGGCACCCTCGCGAACCAGCGCAGCGTGCTCGAGATCATGCTCGCCTCGCTGGTCCTGCACGGCGTGCACATCGATCGGATCCCCGTCATGAACCTCGACTCAGCGGACATGGAGGAGACCGACCAGGAGAGGATCGTCAAGGTCGCCGCCGCCTACTCGGAGTCGCACGACGGCCTCATCATCACGCACGGGACGGACCGGCTGGCCCGCACCGGCGAGATCCTCGTCGAGCGCCTGGGCGCATCGCCCAGGGTCCCGATCGTGCTGACCGGAGCGATGCGGCCCTACGAGCTGCGCACGAGCGACGCGCTGCAGAACCTGACCGAGGCGCTCCTCGCGGTCCAGGTCCTCGCCCCGGGCGTCTATGTCGTGATGCACAACACGGCCCTCCGATTCCCCGGAGTGGTGAAGGATCACAAGCGCATGACCTTCCGCAGGACCGAGGCGGGCGAGAGCCGTCAGACACCCTGA
- the prmC gene encoding peptide chain release factor N(5)-glutamine methyltransferase has translation MSVDSGGFPNPLFLWIRGAASRIESIGAGNPRLEAEYLMAAALGVPRIRLWLLDRPPAPDAVARFEALLERRMSREPLQYVLGTAEFAGLTLDVGPGVFIPRSETEILVERVETRLRARMGGCGAAPRILDVGTGSGAILLALMERFAEATGVGIDQSPDALVWARRNAVRLGLDDRVRFLEGDLLDPIGPDERFDAIVSNPPYVSGQEMKGLASEIRDHEPAAALEGGEDGLDVVQRLIPQAAARLSPGGLLALEIGITQGEAVRSLLGGGSFRSVEILPDLAGRPRVALVERSQ, from the coding sequence ATGTCGGTCGACAGCGGGGGCTTTCCCAATCCTCTCTTCCTGTGGATTCGAGGAGCCGCTTCGCGGATCGAATCGATCGGGGCGGGGAATCCGCGTCTCGAGGCCGAGTATCTGATGGCGGCCGCGCTCGGCGTTCCGCGGATCCGCCTCTGGCTCCTCGATCGCCCGCCCGCTCCCGACGCCGTCGCGAGATTCGAGGCGCTTCTCGAGCGCCGGATGTCCCGCGAGCCGCTTCAGTACGTGCTGGGCACGGCGGAGTTCGCGGGTCTCACGCTCGATGTCGGCCCCGGCGTCTTCATCCCGCGCAGCGAGACCGAGATCCTGGTCGAGCGCGTCGAAACGCGCCTGCGCGCGCGCATGGGGGGATGCGGCGCGGCCCCGCGGATCCTCGATGTCGGGACCGGCAGCGGGGCGATCCTCCTCGCTCTGATGGAGAGATTCGCGGAGGCGACGGGCGTGGGAATCGACCAGAGCCCGGATGCGCTGGTCTGGGCGCGGCGCAACGCCGTGCGCCTTGGACTGGATGACCGCGTTCGGTTCCTCGAAGGGGATCTGCTCGACCCCATCGGCCCGGACGAGAGGTTCGACGCCATCGTCTCCAATCCGCCTTATGTGAGCGGCCAGGAGATGAAGGGTCTCGCCTCGGAGATCCGCGACCACGAGCCTGCCGCCGCCCTCGAAGGCGGCGAGGACGGCCTTGATGTCGTGCAGCGGTTGATTCCTCAGGCCGCCGCGCGACTGTCGCCCGGCGGCCTGCTGGCGCTCGAGATCGGGATCACGCAGGGGGAGGCGGTGCGCTCCCTGCTCGGCGGCGGGAGCTTCCGCTCGGTCGAGATCCTCCCCGATCTTGCCGGCAGGCCTCGCGTCGCCCTGGTCGAGCGCAGCCAGTAG